One window from the genome of Rariglobus hedericola encodes:
- a CDS encoding DUF1223 domain-containing protein, giving the protein MLKLPGLPAFLVLVAIASSSSARAQIFQSDAVATPLIELYTSEGCSSCPPAERWLSALKTDAGLWCKFVPVAFHVTYWDYLGWNDPFAQSGFTDRQRAYADAWNARSVYTPGFVHQGREWRPGNPVASPTTPGILTVERSAAGSGTVRFSPTSPVRQKTYTATIALLGSDVSIAVKSGENAGRSLPHDFIALHIATVALTAQPDGTFTGTFAAPPATLPSTPRRALAAWVSTTRDQTPLQATGGWLP; this is encoded by the coding sequence ATGCTGAAACTCCCCGGCCTCCCCGCGTTCCTCGTCCTCGTCGCCATCGCATCCTCCTCTTCCGCGCGTGCCCAAATCTTCCAAAGCGACGCCGTCGCCACTCCACTCATCGAACTCTACACCAGCGAAGGCTGCAGCAGTTGTCCGCCCGCCGAGCGCTGGCTCAGCGCCCTCAAAACCGACGCCGGCCTCTGGTGCAAATTCGTCCCCGTCGCCTTCCATGTCACCTATTGGGACTACCTCGGCTGGAACGATCCGTTCGCCCAATCCGGCTTCACCGACCGCCAGCGCGCCTACGCCGATGCCTGGAACGCACGCTCCGTTTACACCCCCGGTTTCGTCCACCAAGGCCGCGAATGGCGTCCGGGTAACCCCGTCGCCTCGCCCACCACGCCCGGCATCCTCACCGTCGAGCGTTCCGCCGCCGGCTCCGGCACCGTCCGCTTCTCGCCCACGTCACCCGTCCGTCAGAAAACTTACACCGCCACCATCGCCCTCCTCGGCAGCGACGTGAGCATCGCCGTCAAATCCGGCGAAAACGCCGGCCGCTCCCTCCCCCACGATTTCATCGCGCTGCACATCGCGACCGTCGCGCTCACCGCCCAACCCGACGGCACGTTCACCGGCACGTTCGCCGCTCCTCCTGCCACGCTTCCGTCAACACCGCGCCGCGCCCTCGCCGCCTGGGTCTCCACCACCCGCGACCAGACCCCGCTTCAAGCCACCGGCGGCTGGTTGCCGTAA
- a CDS encoding TrkH family potassium uptake protein, producing MRLKISERQRELVVSVLNPITVLCGVCSLGLLLFIIGWELDTNTRIFVRAVTAAVLVAFIGQEVLRLAVQSRIRLYLRTRYLEVFLACAAGLELLLGEPIQGWIGQRAPDLPASTITVLYLALTQLTLVVLTALRALRRNSLLSGRLLSPGMVFILSFAILITSGTLLLKTPQATHDDISFTDACFTATSAVCVTGLITVDMEKTFTRHGQWIILGLIQIGGLGVMTITYFFAYFFAGGVTLRNRIALQDLLCEENLSHIGTVLGIIIGFTFITEIAGAIAIHTFLGTGGLPGDDRLFFSLFHSISAFCNAGFSTLSNGLGDPALKGQFGVFSVIMVLIVVGGIGFPVIKNLWLVALARLGRRLGVRTAVPPRLMANSRLVLVTTFVLLAGGTATIWVTEFFFGNGHTNGPELFTALFHSVTARTAGFNITPVDGLLPATGAIMMFLMFVGGSPSSTAGGIKTTTLAVAVLSLRRVLFGRSDIEAFGRRLGEDVANRALAILLLAVGFITVIAVSLCALHPEMSPADVTFEAVSAVGTVGLTRGITPLFGDPAKWVLIFAMFVGRIGVLVFLLSFIRKRSSRGYRLPETTVVIT from the coding sequence ATGCGCCTGAAAATCTCTGAACGCCAACGCGAGTTGGTCGTATCCGTGCTCAATCCGATCACCGTCCTCTGCGGCGTGTGCTCTCTCGGGCTGCTATTGTTCATCATCGGTTGGGAACTCGATACCAACACGCGTATATTCGTGCGCGCGGTTACCGCCGCAGTCCTCGTAGCTTTTATCGGCCAGGAGGTGCTGCGCCTTGCCGTCCAGTCCCGCATCCGCCTCTACCTGCGCACGCGCTATCTCGAAGTTTTCCTCGCCTGCGCCGCCGGCCTGGAACTCCTCCTCGGCGAACCGATCCAAGGATGGATCGGCCAGCGCGCTCCTGACCTCCCGGCCTCGACCATCACGGTTCTCTACCTAGCACTCACCCAGCTCACTCTGGTTGTCCTCACCGCCCTGCGCGCACTGCGTCGCAACAGCCTGCTCTCGGGCCGTCTTCTGAGCCCCGGCATGGTGTTCATTCTCAGTTTCGCCATCCTCATCACCTCCGGCACCCTGCTGCTCAAGACCCCTCAGGCCACGCATGACGACATCAGTTTTACCGATGCCTGTTTCACCGCCACCAGCGCCGTCTGCGTGACGGGCCTGATCACGGTCGACATGGAGAAAACCTTCACCCGCCACGGTCAATGGATCATTCTCGGACTTATCCAGATCGGCGGTCTCGGTGTGATGACGATCACCTATTTTTTCGCCTACTTTTTCGCCGGCGGAGTCACCTTGCGGAACCGCATCGCCCTCCAGGATTTGCTCTGCGAGGAAAACCTCAGCCACATCGGCACCGTTCTCGGGATCATCATCGGCTTCACCTTCATCACCGAGATCGCCGGCGCGATCGCCATCCACACCTTCCTCGGCACCGGCGGGCTGCCTGGCGACGACCGCCTGTTCTTTTCACTGTTCCACTCCATTTCCGCCTTCTGCAACGCCGGCTTCTCCACGCTCAGCAACGGGCTCGGCGATCCCGCGCTGAAGGGCCAGTTCGGCGTCTTCTCCGTTATCATGGTCTTGATTGTCGTCGGCGGCATAGGCTTCCCCGTCATTAAAAATCTCTGGCTTGTCGCCCTCGCCCGGTTGGGCCGCAGGCTAGGCGTGCGCACCGCGGTGCCGCCGCGCCTCATGGCCAACAGCCGGCTCGTGCTCGTCACCACGTTCGTCCTGCTCGCCGGCGGCACCGCCACCATCTGGGTCACCGAATTCTTTTTCGGCAACGGCCACACCAACGGCCCCGAACTGTTCACCGCGCTTTTCCACTCCGTCACCGCCCGCACCGCCGGCTTTAACATCACGCCCGTGGACGGCCTGCTACCCGCGACCGGCGCCATCATGATGTTTCTCATGTTCGTCGGCGGCAGCCCGTCGAGCACCGCCGGCGGCATCAAGACCACCACGCTTGCCGTCGCCGTGCTGTCGTTGCGCCGCGTGCTGTTCGGTCGCAGCGATATCGAGGCCTTCGGCCGCCGTCTCGGCGAAGACGTCGCCAATCGCGCGCTCGCCATCTTGTTGCTCGCGGTCGGCTTCATCACCGTCATCGCGGTCTCCCTTTGCGCGCTTCATCCCGAGATGTCTCCGGCCGACGTCACCTTTGAAGCCGTCAGCGCCGTCGGCACCGTCGGGCTCACCCGCGGAATCACACCGCTGTTCGGCGACCCCGCCAAATGGGTGCTCATTTTTGCCATGTTTGTGGGGCGCATCGGCGTGCTCGTGTTTCTCCTTTCCTTCATTCGTAAACGTTCGTCCCGCGGCTACCGTCTGCCCGAGACCACCGTCGTCATCACCTGA
- a CDS encoding potassium channel family protein: MKCCIIGLGVFGRNLAVNLAQLGAEVLAIDRREDNVSLIKDEVGAAIIMDFADTSPLARLAIDEMDAVVVAIGDDFESSMAMTVKAQELGAKRIVCRVLSPMHARLLRLMKVDRLVIPEEVAARGLAHSLLMRGVVDGFDMGSGHAIIEADVPGKLLGRNLSQTADIFKKHDVRLVTIKRRNDRPIGTFFKGGDIEVNRRTLGVINLGDTFTEGDIFVLFGAEKGLRDFLDENSAD, from the coding sequence ATGAAATGCTGCATCATAGGTCTTGGCGTCTTCGGTAGAAACCTCGCGGTCAACCTCGCCCAGCTGGGCGCCGAGGTCCTCGCCATCGACCGTCGTGAAGACAACGTCTCGCTCATCAAAGACGAGGTCGGCGCCGCCATCATCATGGACTTCGCCGACACCTCGCCGCTGGCCCGTCTCGCCATCGATGAAATGGACGCCGTCGTCGTTGCCATCGGCGATGACTTTGAGTCCTCCATGGCCATGACCGTCAAAGCCCAGGAGCTCGGCGCCAAGCGCATCGTCTGCCGCGTGCTTTCGCCCATGCATGCGCGACTCTTGCGTCTCATGAAAGTGGACCGCCTCGTCATTCCCGAGGAGGTCGCCGCCCGCGGTCTCGCTCATTCGTTGCTCATGCGCGGTGTCGTGGACGGTTTTGATATGGGCAGCGGGCACGCCATCATCGAGGCCGATGTCCCCGGCAAGCTCCTCGGCCGCAACCTCTCCCAGACCGCCGACATCTTCAAAAAACACGATGTGCGCCTCGTCACCATCAAGCGGCGGAACGACCGCCCCATCGGCACGTTCTTCAAGGGCGGCGACATCGAGGTCAACCGCCGCACGCTCGGCGTCATCAACCTGGGCGACACCTTCACAGAAGGTGATATTTTTGTGCTCTTTGGCGCCGAAAAAGGTCTCCGCGACTTCCTCGACGAAAACTCAGCCGACTGA